The sequence CCGGAAGTTTTTTCGGTTTTCTGATAGGGACAAACCCGATTCCCAAATTATATGCTAAGGCAGCGCCTAAAATAAATCCGCGTGATTCAACTCCAACTACTTTATCGATTTTGGTATCTTTGAATTTTTCCATAATCTGATTTACAGCCGAGTGATAAGCCGCCGGATTCTTAAGCAAAGTTGTGATATCGCGGAATACAATTCCTTTCTTCGGGAAGTCGTGAATGTTGCGAACATAATTTTTCAATTCGTTCATTTCCAATTTATTCTTTCTTTTTTTAAAAACGATTCAACTCCACGTTTGCAATCTTCTGTCATACGTGTAAAGGCATTCATATTTGCTGCATATTCAAGTGCCTGCTTTGTGTCCATCTGTCCAAATGACGAAAACATTTCTTTACAAAGCCCCATTGCAACATTGCTATTTTGTTCAATTAATTCAGTTGTAAACGATAACGCAGTTTCCAATAATTTATCGGAAGCAACCGCTATGTTAATCAAGCCAAAATTTTTCGCTTCTTCAGCTGAAATAATTTTTCCACTCATTACTAATTCCTTTGCTTTTCCTTCGCCGATTCTTTTAACTAAAAATACCATCACTATCGCAGGAATAAAACCGATTTTAACTTCAGGGTAACCAAACTTAGCATTTTCTTTTGAAGCTATTATAAAATCGCACACTGTGGCTAAACCGCAACCACCGGCTAATGCCGGACCGTTCACCATAGCAATTACAGGTTTACGAAGCTCATATATTGACTGATAAAGACGCATCAAAAGACGAGAGTCTTCTTGATTATCTTCAAGTGAATACTTTGAAAT is a genomic window of Bacteroidota bacterium containing:
- a CDS encoding enoyl-CoA hydratase/isomerase family protein, translated to MNPVQLKISNQNSITTISLNRPQKRNALNDTLVKELTDAIIQYGKNGNTKAIILTGEGDAFCSGADLEYLQKISKYSLEDNQEDSRLLMRLYQSIYELRKPVIAMVNGPALAGGCGLATVCDFIIASKENAKFGYPEVKIGFIPAIVMVFLVKRIGEGKAKELVMSGKIISAEEAKNFGLINIAVASDKLLETALSFTTELIEQNSNVAMGLCKEMFSSFGQMDTKQALEYAANMNAFTRMTEDCKRGVESFLKKERINWK